A region of Pontiella agarivorans DNA encodes the following proteins:
- a CDS encoding AraC family transcriptional regulator — MPVACEAEVLRLLRENGLQCAKLSDLSLPDIRHAQRGAFPDMRMAHLAAHLRDEFLSRPLTEDLLCTRVGFQGPSPAHYIPRPAGSYDHILIYCTEGRGWLDIDEQVRSVEKHEAFLIPAHIPHRYGADPERPWSNFWVHFQGRQAGAFARQIVPDPGNPVIHLPRHPEMIACIEQLYQFMSRVHTHQTLVAAGGALSQLLGVIQLHMHSSELRLRTADENLDKTVEFMHRNLSRKLGLKELAGIAGMSMNHYGALFRKRYSSTPIDYFNRLKIQRACELLVTTNLRVGEAGEQLGFPDPYYFSRLFKKIMGVAPRDYR, encoded by the coding sequence ATGCCAGTGGCGTGTGAGGCGGAGGTGTTGCGGCTCCTTCGTGAAAACGGATTACAATGTGCGAAACTGTCCGATCTGTCGTTGCCGGACATCCGGCATGCGCAGCGCGGTGCTTTTCCGGATATGCGCATGGCACATCTTGCAGCCCATCTGCGGGATGAATTTCTGAGCCGGCCTCTCACAGAAGATCTGCTCTGTACGCGGGTCGGTTTTCAGGGGCCGTCACCGGCCCATTATATTCCCCGGCCGGCAGGGAGTTATGATCACATTCTGATTTACTGTACGGAAGGCCGCGGCTGGCTGGACATCGATGAGCAGGTTCGTTCGGTTGAAAAGCACGAGGCCTTTCTGATTCCGGCACATATTCCGCATCGCTATGGCGCTGACCCAGAGCGGCCGTGGTCTAATTTCTGGGTACACTTTCAGGGGAGGCAGGCCGGTGCTTTTGCCCGGCAGATCGTTCCGGACCCCGGAAATCCGGTGATCCATCTGCCTCGGCATCCTGAGATGATTGCCTGTATTGAGCAACTTTATCAGTTTATGAGCCGGGTGCACACCCATCAGACGCTGGTGGCGGCCGGCGGAGCTCTCAGTCAGCTGCTCGGGGTCATTCAATTGCATATGCATTCTTCAGAATTACGGTTGAGAACAGCGGATGAAAATCTTGATAAAACAGTGGAGTTTATGCACCGCAATCTAAGCCGTAAACTCGGTCTGAAAGAATTGGCCGGAATTGCCGGAATGAGTATGAATCATTACGGGGCGCTTTTCAGAAAGCGCTACAGCAGTACGCCGATTGACTACTTCAACCGTCTGAAAATACAGCGGGCCTGCGAGCTGTTGGTTACGACCAACCTCCGGGTCGGTGAAGCGGGAGAGCAGCTGGGGTTTCCGGATCCTTATTATTTTTCCCGTCTATTTAAAAAAATCATGGGTGTGGCTCCGCGCGATTACCGGTAG
- a CDS encoding MotA/TolQ/ExbB proton channel family protein: MKKRLLMVALLAVAGAALAQGDITDAAAAQKTDLWTLLKQGGWAMFPLGAFSFFMVALIIQNFISLRPKTLLHTEQMPQLLEMMLQKKCKTALIYCRKHPSMFTNTFGAGLERCMDGEEEIDFVKVKESVEEASVEQMAKLMKPIDYLSIIGASSPMLGLLGTVSGMIKAFHTMGSQGMGKPELLAANIGEALITTATGLVIAIPSMFFFFFFKKGFQKTLATLGRNIGYLFDALQTGKEPVSFMDLETLEKMEGE, from the coding sequence ATGAAAAAAAGACTCTTGATGGTGGCGCTGCTGGCTGTGGCTGGTGCTGCATTGGCTCAAGGTGATATTACGGATGCTGCTGCGGCGCAGAAAACGGATTTGTGGACGCTGCTGAAGCAGGGTGGATGGGCGATGTTCCCGCTGGGCGCTTTTTCGTTCTTCATGGTGGCACTGATTATTCAGAACTTTATTTCCCTGCGCCCAAAAACATTGCTGCACACGGAACAGATGCCGCAACTGCTGGAAATGATGCTTCAGAAAAAATGTAAAACGGCGCTGATCTACTGCCGTAAACATCCGTCCATGTTTACCAATACATTCGGTGCGGGTCTTGAGCGCTGTATGGATGGTGAAGAGGAAATCGATTTTGTTAAAGTAAAAGAGTCCGTTGAAGAAGCTTCGGTTGAACAGATGGCCAAACTCATGAAGCCGATCGACTATCTCTCGATCATCGGTGCTTCTTCTCCGATGCTGGGTCTGCTTGGTACGGTGTCCGGTATGATCAAAGCCTTCCATACCATGGGTTCGCAGGGTATGGGTAAACCAGAGCTGCTTGCCGCGAATATTGGTGAGGCTCTGATCACGACGGCCACCGGTCTGGTGATTGCGATTCCGTCGATGTTCTTTTTCTTCTTCTTTAAGAAAGGGTTTCAGAAGACGCTGGCGACCCTCGGTCGTAACATCGGCTATCTCTTTGACGCCCTGCAGACCGGAAAAGAACCGGTGAGCTTCATGGATCTCGAAACGCTGGAGAAAATGGAAGGCGAATAA
- a CDS encoding DUF4349 domain-containing protein: MKKQTVIIFSILLILIPAFLIGLKGMIVTSSTIAKEEKRFCPPTPIDIIQPENRKLIKTGDLSFECHNLDKTRREIENTVKRYDGFIAKERLYYGYDKKTSNQDLKIRVPAEHFDALVSDISKGAKHIDQRVIEIEDVTDQYFDIETRLSVKRQLETRYRELLSDARDVTDILNIEEQLANVREEIESAEGQLKRLDDRIILSTLDITYYIHLDDSPGFSAYFKNGFGNGWNNLLWFAVALLNIWPFILSAIILILGFRFHRKRNAV, translated from the coding sequence ATGAAAAAACAAACCGTGATCATCTTTTCTATCCTGCTCATCCTGATCCCGGCATTCCTTATTGGACTGAAAGGAATGATCGTCACGAGTTCGACAATTGCTAAAGAAGAAAAACGATTCTGTCCCCCGACACCGATCGATATTATACAACCGGAAAACCGGAAACTGATCAAAACCGGCGACCTTTCATTCGAGTGCCATAATCTGGATAAAACCCGCCGGGAAATTGAGAACACCGTCAAGCGGTATGACGGATTCATCGCCAAAGAAAGGCTCTATTACGGCTACGACAAAAAAACATCCAATCAGGATCTCAAAATTCGGGTGCCTGCAGAACATTTTGATGCGCTGGTTTCGGACATTTCAAAAGGAGCAAAACACATCGATCAACGCGTCATCGAAATTGAAGATGTCACCGATCAGTATTTCGATATAGAAACCAGACTCTCTGTAAAAAGGCAACTCGAGACGCGTTACCGGGAACTGCTCTCCGATGCCCGGGATGTTACCGATATACTGAACATCGAAGAACAGCTCGCAAACGTAAGGGAAGAGATTGAAAGCGCCGAAGGACAACTCAAACGACTGGATGACCGGATCATTTTGAGTACACTGGACATTACCTATTATATTCATCTGGATGATTCCCCCGGATTCAGCGCATATTTCAAAAATGGGTTCGGCAACGGATGGAACAATCTGCTTTGGTTCGCTGTAGCCCTGCTTAATATTTGGCCGTTTATACTAAGTGCTATCATTCTGATCCTCGGATTCAGATTTCACCGCAAACGGAATGCCGTATAA
- a CDS encoding tetratricopeptide repeat protein has protein sequence MKRVFLSLVVLGAVAATAQQKQVEGPAGTPALLETANGKKAKVTLQKMEAGNLTFVAGSRSMTVPGDKISSLTFSMGKEDFDFYREQQVISDEQVSEVFKQEHISTADKLDLIFKMVLKNIEQSYNDGDFQKVIDATSSVMEKYIQYMPIKNNMRTPFVLTYNSYKSLGDYANATRYAEILAAMDNDEMKLMGQVGLAQIALDQGNVSAAEKIKGELPEDAVAADLYLKAAIQRAKGEQKDAIITVTQIIEEFPNDVEILPASELLVAYCYLDMTGTNSVISTNSAMNTARQVKNMYAGTAVAVNAEKLWAELGGREIEAEEQALKAEMEAAKVAAEEAAKKRKAEQKARREAEKAAKKADAANTDVSETTDN, from the coding sequence ATGAAACGCGTTTTTTTGAGTCTTGTTGTACTGGGTGCAGTTGCTGCAACAGCGCAGCAGAAGCAGGTGGAGGGTCCGGCTGGTACGCCGGCCCTGCTTGAAACTGCAAACGGGAAAAAAGCTAAGGTAACGTTGCAAAAAATGGAAGCCGGTAACTTGACCTTTGTGGCCGGTTCAAGGTCAATGACGGTACCTGGCGATAAGATTAGCAGTCTGACTTTTTCCATGGGTAAAGAGGATTTCGACTTCTACCGTGAGCAGCAGGTCATCAGTGACGAACAGGTGAGTGAGGTCTTCAAACAGGAACACATTTCCACGGCGGATAAGCTCGATCTGATTTTTAAAATGGTGCTCAAAAATATTGAGCAAAGCTACAATGACGGCGATTTCCAGAAGGTCATCGATGCGACCAGTTCAGTGATGGAGAAGTATATTCAGTACATGCCGATCAAAAACAATATGCGTACGCCATTTGTATTAACGTACAATAGCTATAAGTCGCTCGGGGATTATGCAAATGCCACGCGTTATGCTGAGATACTGGCGGCGATGGATAACGATGAAATGAAGCTGATGGGTCAGGTCGGCCTGGCCCAGATCGCTCTGGATCAGGGCAATGTCTCCGCTGCGGAAAAAATTAAAGGGGAACTTCCTGAAGATGCAGTTGCTGCGGACCTTTATCTGAAGGCAGCGATTCAACGTGCCAAGGGCGAACAAAAAGATGCCATTATCACCGTTACACAGATTATTGAAGAATTTCCGAATGATGTTGAAATTCTTCCGGCCAGTGAACTGCTGGTGGCGTATTGTTATCTGGATATGACAGGAACCAACTCGGTGATCTCAACTAATTCAGCCATGAATACCGCGCGTCAGGTTAAAAATATGTATGCCGGTACGGCGGTGGCCGTCAATGCGGAAAAACTCTGGGCAGAACTTGGCGGTCGGGAAATTGAGGCCGAAGAGCAGGCGCTTAAAGCTGAGATGGAAGCCGCCAAGGTGGCTGCCGAAGAGGCTGCGAAAAAACGGAAAGCGGAGCAGAAGGCCCGGCGAGAAGCTGAAAAAGCGGCCAAAAAGGCTGATGCCGCGAATACGGATGTTAGTGAAACGACAGACAACTAA
- a CDS encoding RluA family pseudouridine synthase, which yields MKKQIFTVHYNDEGKRLFVLIAEQLDISKKAAQALIDDKKVLVNGKRVWIRKHEVHEDDRIEILVSDFKKPEAKKIAILWEDADYLIVNKPAYFVTNADDNSIEAKLRVQEKNPNIVAVHRLDKETSGCVIFAKSAKAKETMIPMFQGRDIMKIYRAVTIGHFPSSWKEIRTDIEGYMSTTLVKTLDSKKHASYLELRIETGRTHQIRRHLADKRYPVMGDKKYAGTGNELSLEQPRQMLHAYRLIFPHPKTGKPVRATAPLPGDFKACLAQMKLR from the coding sequence ATGAAAAAGCAGATCTTTACCGTACATTACAACGACGAAGGCAAACGTCTCTTCGTTCTCATTGCTGAACAGCTCGACATTTCCAAAAAAGCCGCTCAGGCCCTCATCGACGACAAAAAAGTCCTCGTCAACGGCAAACGCGTCTGGATCCGCAAACATGAAGTCCACGAAGACGACCGTATCGAAATCCTCGTCAGCGACTTCAAAAAACCCGAAGCCAAAAAAATCGCGATCCTCTGGGAAGACGCCGACTACCTCATCGTCAACAAACCCGCCTACTTCGTCACCAACGCCGACGACAACTCCATCGAGGCCAAACTGCGCGTCCAGGAAAAGAACCCGAACATCGTCGCCGTCCACCGGCTCGACAAAGAAACCTCCGGATGCGTCATCTTCGCTAAATCCGCAAAAGCCAAAGAAACCATGATTCCCATGTTTCAAGGCCGGGATATCATGAAAATTTACCGCGCCGTCACCATCGGTCACTTTCCCTCCAGCTGGAAAGAAATCCGTACCGACATCGAAGGTTACATGTCCACCACCCTCGTCAAAACGCTCGACTCCAAAAAGCACGCCTCCTATCTCGAGTTACGTATCGAAACCGGCCGCACCCACCAGATTCGCCGCCACCTCGCCGACAAACGCTACCCAGTTATGGGCGACAAAAAATATGCCGGAACTGGCAACGAACTTTCATTAGAGCAGCCCCGTCAGATGCTTCACGCCTACCGCCTCATTTTTCCCCATCCCAAAACCGGCAAACCCGTCCGTGCCACCGCTCCCCTGCCCGGCGACTTTAAAGCCTGCCTCGCCCAGATGAAACTCCGCTAA
- a CDS encoding sugar phosphate isomerase/epimerase family protein translates to MTIKFFTPHWGFEHLDFNTFCRQVADAGFDGIELNLAAEADEADAQLVQLNANGLEYVAQHSGTRHHDFEEHKKHYRENLERIADYRPQLLNCHTGLDFFRVEQNLELIDIAQEIRAASGVPIIHETHRGRFPYHGLLTFHYLKQRPDLRLTADFSHWCCVSESLLEGQENHINEAINRTDHIHARVGHEQGPQINDPRAPENGPVVERFLGWWDRIVETHRKKGSAQLTITCEFGPWPYTQQLPLTQQPISNQWDINLYMMKLLRERYR, encoded by the coding sequence ATGACAATCAAATTCTTCACCCCGCACTGGGGCTTTGAACATCTCGATTTCAACACCTTCTGCCGACAGGTGGCTGATGCCGGGTTCGATGGCATTGAGCTCAATCTTGCGGCTGAGGCCGATGAAGCCGACGCCCAGCTTGTCCAGCTGAACGCAAACGGTCTTGAATATGTTGCCCAGCACTCCGGCACACGCCATCACGACTTTGAAGAACATAAAAAACACTACCGCGAAAACCTTGAACGCATTGCCGATTACCGGCCGCAGTTGCTGAACTGCCACACCGGACTGGACTTCTTCCGTGTTGAGCAGAATCTTGAACTCATCGATATTGCTCAGGAAATCCGCGCCGCTTCCGGTGTACCGATTATACACGAAACGCACCGCGGACGTTTTCCCTATCACGGCCTGCTGACCTTTCACTACCTGAAACAACGGCCCGACCTTCGGCTGACGGCCGATTTCTCGCACTGGTGCTGCGTATCGGAATCGCTGCTCGAAGGGCAGGAAAATCATATCAATGAAGCCATTAACCGCACAGACCACATCCATGCCCGCGTCGGACACGAACAGGGGCCGCAGATCAATGATCCACGCGCTCCGGAAAACGGGCCGGTTGTTGAACGCTTTCTCGGCTGGTGGGACCGTATTGTAGAAACGCACCGGAAAAAAGGTTCCGCGCAACTGACCATCACCTGCGAATTCGGCCCCTGGCCCTACACCCAGCAGCTGCCCCTGACCCAGCAGCCGATTTCCAACCAGTGGGATATTAATCTGTATATGATGAAACTGCTGCGCGAACGCTACCGGTAA
- a CDS encoding porin family protein: MKKTNNIILGAIMVMAITAQTSNAKTLLGTNHVRGAFGMVKFGDNFSDDVLGYGYGFEGAVNIAVHSNIDLNITGSYLTADGDTAGVNIDTTTLSGGASLLYHFSPRETVNPFISAGVGAVRSELEIAGSEEHETDTGLNAGAGIEIEASENILCRIRGDYINIDNEDDIAFTASAGYWFTARFMGEAGLSYSLDSEDIVANLGLVFSM, encoded by the coding sequence ATGAAAAAAACAAATAACATAATTCTCGGAGCAATCATGGTAATGGCCATAACCGCTCAGACATCAAACGCGAAGACCTTACTCGGAACGAACCATGTTCGAGGGGCATTCGGCATGGTCAAATTCGGCGATAACTTTTCAGACGATGTCCTGGGATACGGGTATGGGTTTGAAGGGGCTGTAAACATCGCCGTGCACAGCAATATCGATCTGAATATTACAGGATCATATCTTACGGCAGATGGAGACACCGCAGGAGTCAATATCGATACAACAACACTTTCCGGCGGAGCAAGTTTGCTTTATCATTTTTCCCCCCGTGAAACCGTTAATCCATTCATCAGTGCCGGAGTTGGCGCAGTCCGTTCAGAACTCGAAATCGCGGGATCCGAAGAACATGAAACCGATACCGGTCTTAATGCGGGGGCCGGCATTGAAATTGAAGCTTCGGAAAATATTTTATGCAGAATTCGCGGTGATTATATCAATATCGACAATGAAGACGACATCGCCTTCACCGCTTCAGCCGGCTATTGGTTCACCGCACGGTTTATGGGGGAAGCCGGCCTCTCATACAGCCTGGACTCCGAGGATATCGTTGCAAACCTCGGCCTGGTTTTCAGCATGTAA
- a CDS encoding tetratricopeptide repeat protein: MLTKKAGRFSVIRQLVLAIVLLGSATCAFSAEDAPTAGEMLKSAMKAMQAKQYDDAIDWMYQYIGEVEASKAPRVVAIAQDTRFKLASILIQKDRYDEAAAVLQDYIDTPLADKPRQAMKMLATCYFDTEAYEECATTVTNALYYNENPVLIATRTSDDDDDEEDYSKQKIEPEDPYTQDELTTMHMTLAESYFNIEKYEECIPAYSYVIEHTDDDQRKGFAMMQVINALIEIPAFDRILEWVPQLYRTEARYDIRVNLALMNAAAALYDAAEYDSALPLYRMIMPRDELVKYQEGKLRDLRLAYDMAPEEGAELTEAEKLLFGGGEEEKPADGETAAVEEKEVPKPIRELEALIDALKALPPYELNIQYRMADLYKTVERYWEALKFFETVYRADPTTEVGERCVYELVDMLLENLDELERAEELAHEHMGKYTEGMTPRQLAYMLTGYYQSHDMMPRIKTLKPYIDTFVRTNEETIVKYDTELYFMQAVSDLVGQNYEESEKGFKYVLDEFPKSHQEANCIYWYAMSQLFLQKYADALTNFDRYISMFPSEQYVDECYFQGGVCFFGQEMYDKAKERFTHVIETYPDSSVYPEACSMRGDLHGASDEVNGLDLAIEDYERAYVASKKVNQATYATFQAAEVYEAEEKYDDILRVVERYEQDWNEEADIAKARFWIGKTKIQQKKYDEAVDTYVGAIVKYGGDLRQDGVDQMINELVKISRIYLDIEAQDKLIAELDEARDAAENETLLLRLRVTLAKLLETEMELGSELLAELESFDNASPPVLALICDASFENKDYDRAEEILRIFINKFEDSDFMRAAYKLRAFGQYDEKDYEGTLATINDAQALYGTDYDVAWAQLLKAQVLLDEGEIEEAREANMSIRTVPSWRGVPVAQATFQLGEVEELAGNLPKAFGWYQRTYFQYKGHAGGYWAAEGYLASARILKKMGRENDVRNTYRALLFDPYVNTLPQADVAREYLGATEVAEIVAYMDAGNTTNITIAVEAEMSEGGDDEHKAFSSDAAAASSTEESE; encoded by the coding sequence ATGCTAACGAAAAAAGCCGGACGTTTTTCTGTAATTCGTCAACTCGTACTCGCCATCGTCCTGTTGGGTTCTGCAACCTGTGCCTTTTCGGCAGAGGATGCACCCACTGCCGGTGAAATGCTGAAGTCAGCCATGAAGGCGATGCAGGCCAAGCAATATGATGATGCGATCGACTGGATGTACCAGTACATCGGCGAAGTGGAGGCATCCAAGGCTCCGCGCGTCGTGGCCATTGCTCAGGATACCCGATTCAAGCTGGCATCGATTCTTATTCAGAAGGACCGCTATGATGAAGCGGCAGCGGTTCTTCAGGATTATATTGATACTCCGCTGGCGGATAAGCCACGCCAGGCAATGAAAATGCTGGCGACGTGCTATTTTGACACTGAGGCCTATGAAGAGTGTGCGACCACGGTGACCAATGCGCTGTATTACAATGAGAACCCGGTCCTGATCGCGACACGTACATCGGACGACGATGACGACGAAGAAGATTATTCCAAACAGAAAATCGAACCTGAAGATCCTTATACTCAGGATGAACTGACGACCATGCATATGACGTTGGCGGAGTCCTATTTCAATATTGAAAAATATGAAGAATGTATTCCGGCCTACTCGTATGTGATTGAGCATACCGATGATGATCAGCGCAAAGGTTTTGCGATGATGCAGGTGATTAATGCGCTGATTGAAATTCCGGCATTTGACCGTATTCTGGAGTGGGTACCTCAGCTGTACCGCACTGAGGCTCGGTATGACATTCGTGTTAATCTGGCGCTGATGAATGCTGCTGCGGCTCTTTATGATGCTGCTGAATATGACTCCGCTTTGCCGCTGTATCGTATGATTATGCCGCGCGATGAGCTGGTAAAATATCAGGAGGGTAAGCTGCGTGATCTTCGCCTTGCGTATGATATGGCCCCGGAAGAAGGAGCTGAACTGACCGAAGCTGAGAAGCTTCTTTTCGGCGGAGGAGAAGAGGAAAAACCCGCAGATGGTGAAACGGCCGCCGTGGAAGAAAAAGAGGTGCCGAAGCCGATTCGTGAGTTAGAAGCCCTTATTGATGCCCTTAAAGCGTTACCGCCGTACGAACTGAATATTCAATATCGAATGGCCGATCTCTATAAAACCGTTGAGCGGTATTGGGAAGCGCTGAAATTCTTTGAAACTGTGTATCGGGCGGATCCGACCACGGAAGTCGGTGAGCGCTGTGTTTATGAGCTGGTGGATATGCTGCTGGAAAATCTCGATGAACTTGAAAGGGCCGAAGAGCTGGCCCATGAGCACATGGGTAAATACACCGAGGGTATGACCCCGCGGCAGCTGGCCTATATGCTGACAGGTTACTATCAGTCACATGATATGATGCCCCGTATCAAAACGCTGAAGCCCTATATTGATACCTTTGTGCGAACAAATGAAGAGACGATCGTTAAGTATGATACTGAACTTTATTTTATGCAGGCGGTATCCGATCTGGTCGGTCAGAATTATGAGGAATCCGAAAAAGGCTTCAAATACGTGCTCGATGAGTTTCCGAAATCTCATCAGGAGGCCAACTGTATCTACTGGTATGCGATGTCGCAGTTATTCCTGCAGAAATATGCCGATGCCCTGACCAATTTCGATCGATATATCAGTATGTTTCCGTCTGAACAGTATGTGGACGAATGCTACTTCCAGGGGGGCGTATGTTTCTTTGGTCAGGAAATGTATGATAAAGCCAAAGAGCGGTTTACGCATGTAATTGAAACCTATCCGGATTCCTCCGTGTATCCGGAAGCCTGCAGCATGCGCGGTGACCTGCACGGTGCGTCTGATGAAGTTAACGGTCTGGATCTCGCTATCGAAGATTACGAGCGGGCCTATGTCGCCTCTAAGAAGGTAAATCAGGCCACGTATGCGACGTTCCAGGCGGCGGAAGTCTATGAAGCCGAAGAAAAATATGATGATATCCTGCGTGTGGTCGAACGCTATGAGCAGGACTGGAACGAAGAGGCCGATATTGCCAAGGCCCGGTTCTGGATCGGCAAAACGAAAATTCAACAGAAAAAATATGATGAAGCGGTGGACACCTACGTCGGAGCTATCGTCAAATACGGCGGAGACCTGCGTCAGGACGGTGTTGACCAGATGATTAACGAACTGGTTAAAATTTCCCGCATCTATCTCGATATCGAGGCACAGGACAAGCTTATTGCCGAACTCGATGAGGCCCGCGATGCGGCAGAAAATGAAACCCTGCTGCTGCGTTTGAGAGTTACACTGGCCAAACTGCTCGAAACGGAGATGGAACTTGGGTCCGAACTTCTCGCTGAGCTTGAGAGTTTTGATAATGCGTCACCGCCGGTGCTTGCTTTGATCTGCGATGCTTCCTTCGAAAACAAGGATTATGATCGTGCTGAAGAGATCCTCCGTATCTTTATCAATAAATTTGAGGATTCGGACTTCATGCGTGCCGCTTACAAGCTGCGGGCTTTCGGACAGTACGATGAAAAAGACTACGAGGGTACGCTGGCGACGATTAATGATGCGCAGGCGCTTTACGGTACGGATTACGATGTGGCATGGGCGCAGTTGCTGAAAGCGCAGGTGCTGCTTGATGAGGGTGAAATTGAAGAGGCTCGTGAAGCCAATATGAGCATTCGTACGGTTCCTTCATGGCGGGGTGTACCGGTGGCGCAGGCTACATTCCAGCTCGGTGAGGTGGAGGAACTGGCAGGGAATCTGCCTAAAGCCTTCGGCTGGTACCAGCGCACCTATTTCCAGTACAAAGGGCATGCCGGGGGCTATTGGGCGGCAGAGGGCTACTTGGCCAGTGCACGTATCCTCAAAAAAATGGGTCGGGAAAACGACGTGCGTAATACCTACCGAGCGTTGTTGTTTGATCCTTATGTGAATACTTTACCGCAGGCCGATGTGGCTCGGGAGTATCTGGGGGCCACGGAAGTGGCCGAGATTGTGGCCTATATGGATGCGGGGAACACAACAAACATCACCATTGCTGTTGAAGCTGAAATGTCAGAGGGCGGGGACGATGAGCATAAAGCCTTTTCGTCCGATGCGGCAGCAGCGTCTTCCACTGAGGAGAGCGAATAA
- a CDS encoding fatty acid desaturase, with amino-acid sequence MKATDKPRWYKCDVPKEELKQLMRKSDIAGIIHTALYLTLLIGLGTAAYFSIGTVWMIPAFFIYGTVYCFWNHMMHETFHGTPFKNKKLNGFWCWISSFFNGVEMVHNRYGHLQHHNFTYYEEDDPEIEIQRTITLWKMLPKFIAVGLFNPIPIARHALGILDKETRSIVPKNEWNKMIWSSRWWLLGHSLIIASCFIFNSWLPAVYTIFARFYGAPLGRSLDLIQHIGMEVNVRDHRLCTRDVYLNPLTRFLYWNMNYHIEHHMFPAVPFHALPKLHEKIKTQLPETYSSWLAAYREIISTVLKQQKDPTYCFTPKLPEKTL; translated from the coding sequence ATGAAAGCAACCGACAAACCGCGCTGGTACAAATGCGACGTACCGAAGGAGGAACTGAAACAACTGATGCGGAAGAGCGATATCGCCGGCATTATCCACACCGCACTCTATCTGACCCTGCTTATCGGTCTCGGAACGGCTGCGTATTTTTCCATTGGAACGGTCTGGATGATCCCGGCCTTTTTCATCTATGGCACAGTTTACTGTTTCTGGAACCACATGATGCATGAAACCTTTCACGGCACGCCCTTCAAAAACAAAAAACTCAACGGGTTCTGGTGCTGGATTTCTTCTTTTTTCAATGGCGTCGAAATGGTGCACAACCGCTACGGTCATCTGCAGCATCATAACTTCACCTATTACGAAGAGGACGATCCGGAAATTGAAATCCAGCGCACCATCACCCTGTGGAAAATGCTGCCGAAATTTATCGCAGTCGGACTCTTCAATCCGATCCCGATCGCCCGTCACGCGCTCGGCATCCTGGATAAGGAAACCCGGAGCATCGTCCCGAAAAATGAATGGAATAAAATGATCTGGAGCTCCCGTTGGTGGCTGCTGGGGCACAGCCTCATCATTGCATCCTGTTTTATATTCAACAGCTGGCTGCCGGCGGTCTACACCATCTTTGCCCGCTTTTACGGAGCCCCGCTCGGCCGCTCACTGGATCTGATTCAGCATATCGGCATGGAAGTAAACGTACGCGATCATCGGCTCTGCACGCGCGATGTCTACCTTAATCCGCTCACCCGTTTTCTTTACTGGAATATGAACTATCACATCGAACACCACATGTTTCCGGCCGTTCCGTTTCATGCCCTGCCAAAGCTCCACGAAAAAATAAAAACCCAGTTGCCGGAAACCTATTCCAGCTGGCTCGCCGCCTATCGCGAAATCATTTCAACCGTCCTGAAGCAGCAGAAGGATCCAACCTATTGCTTCACGCCGAAACTCCCGGAGAAAACCCTATGA
- a CDS encoding spermidine synthase — protein sequence MNPWVLLDEADVPNHGGHMKLYQRAFEYSISIDNEELMNSRMHGSEDALAELACEPLARTENPRVLIGGLGMGFTLRAALDTLNPAATIEIAELVPAVIRWNRTHLADLAGHPLADPRTVVHESDVALVIRNADNVFDAIMLDVDNGPDGLTHADNDRLYTAGGIKAAVKALKHGGILGVWSAEPDTGFTKRLRGAGLKVEEKTIRARKTKGRRHTIWLAQKK from the coding sequence ATGAATCCTTGGGTATTATTAGACGAAGCCGACGTACCAAACCACGGCGGTCACATGAAACTCTACCAGCGCGCCTTTGAATATTCGATCAGCATCGACAACGAAGAGCTCATGAACAGCCGCATGCACGGCTCCGAAGATGCCCTCGCCGAGCTCGCCTGCGAACCGCTCGCCCGCACAGAAAACCCGCGCGTACTCATCGGCGGTCTCGGCATGGGCTTCACACTGCGCGCCGCACTCGACACCCTCAATCCCGCCGCCACAATCGAAATCGCCGAACTCGTCCCCGCCGTCATCCGCTGGAACCGAACCCACCTCGCCGACCTCGCCGGCCACCCCCTCGCCGACCCCCGCACCGTCGTGCACGAATCCGATGTCGCCCTCGTCATCAGAAACGCCGACAACGTCTTTGACGCCATCATGCTCGATGTCGACAACGGCCCCGACGGTCTCACCCACGCCGACAACGACCGCCTCTACACCGCCGGCGGCATCAAAGCCGCCGTCAAAGCACTCAAACACGGCGGCATCCTCGGAGTCTGGTCAGCCGAGCCCGACACCGGATTCACCAAACGCCTCCGCGGCGCCGGACTCAAAGTCGAAGAAAAAACCATACGCGCCCGAAAGACCAAAGGCCGCCGCCATACCATCTGGCTCGCACAGAAAAAGTAG